In Daucus carota subsp. sativus chromosome 4, DH1 v3.0, whole genome shotgun sequence, one DNA window encodes the following:
- the LOC108215723 gene encoding uncharacterized protein LOC108215723, with product MARIACHQLVPSSMALLPLKSSLLHPSSALLCRPSLSVAIGLGRRQYSSKVTMSLRAGIVGLPNVGKSTLFNAVVENGKAQAANFPFCTIEPNVGIVGVPDPRLQVLSDLSKSQRAVPASIEFVDIAGLVKGASQGEGLGNKFLSHIREVDSILQVVRCFEDNDIVHVNGKVDPKSDIDVINLELVFSDVDQIEKRIDKLKKGKSSPQAKVKEEAEKSALERIQQALMDGKPARSVPLTEFEKDAIKHMCLLTMKPVIYVANVAESDLASPEENPHVKDVMKLASELKSGIVTVSAQVESELTELPSEDRLEFLNSLGVDESGLGNLIRATYDLLGLRTYFTSGEKETKAWTILSGMTAPQAAGVIHSDFEKGFIRAETVAYDDFVAAGSLASAREKGLLRSEGKDYVVKEGDVMLFRFNV from the exons ATGGCGAGAATAGCATGTCATCAACTGGTGCCTTCATCAATGGCTCTTCTTCCACTCAAGTCCAGTCTACTCCATCCTAGCTCCGCTCTCCTCTGCCGCCCAAGCTTATCAGTAGCAATTGGACTTGGGAGGCGCCAATACTCTTCTAAGGTTACCATGAGTTTGAGAGCTGGCATTGTTGGTCTCCCTAATGTCGGAAAATCTACTCTCTTCAACGCTGTT GTTGAGAATGGAAAAGCACAAGCTGCTAATTTTCCTTTCTGTACAATAGAACCAAATGTCGGAATTGTTGGTGTACCTGATCCACGTCTCCAAGTACTTTCTGATCTCAGCAAATCTCAACGAGCTGTTCCAGCATCTATAGAATTTGTAGATATTGCTGGGCTTGTAAAGGGAGCTAGTCAAGGGGAG GGTTTGGGTAACAAGTTTTTGTCACACATTCGTGAAGTGGACTCCATACTCCAG GTGGTTCGTTGTTTTGAGGATAATGACATTGTTCATGTGAATGGAAAAGTAGATCCAAAGTCTGATATAGATGTCATCAACTTGGAACTTGTTTTCTCAGATGTAGACCAG ATTGAGAAAAGAATTGATAAACTGAAGAAAGGCAAATCCAGTCCACAAGCAAAAGTTAAG gaGGAAGCAGAAAAATCTGCATTGGAAAGAATTCAGCAGGCGTTAATGGATGGAAAACCAGCTCGATCAGTTCCTCTAACAGAGTTTGAAAAGGATGCTATAAAGCACATGTGTTTACTTACAATGAAGCCAGTCATTTATGTGGCTAATGTAGCAGAATCTGATTTGGCTTCACCTGAAGAAAATCCTCATGTCAAAGATGTGATGAAGCTTGCTTCAGAGTTAAAATCTGGAATAGTAACTGTCTCGGCACAG GTAGAATCAGAGCTTACTGAACTTCCATCAGAAGATAGGTTAGAATTTTTGAACTCGCTAGGTGTGGATGAAAGTGGCCTTGGAAATCTTATCAGAGCAACATATGACCTTTTAGGACTTCGAACATATTTCACTTCAGGGGAAAAG GAAACAAAGGCATGGACTATACTATCAG GTATGACCGCACCTCAAGCAGCTGGAGTTATCCATTCCGACTTTGAGAAGGGTTTTATTCGAGCAGAGACG GTTGCCTATGATGATTTTGTTGCAGCTGGTTCACTTGCTTCTGCAAGGGAGAAAGGACTT TTGCGATCAGAAGGGAAAGATTATGTTGTCAAAGAAGGAGATGTTATGCTGTTTCGTTTCAATGTCTGA
- the LOC108217702 gene encoding auxin-responsive protein SAUR76: MKKLNLMLRKCKTLSRQLGRSSSYSSLRSKSTRDDLWGVDQGNEHRETIIVGSSRRRYAVKSEFLSHPLLSALIEKSKKQNPGSVGCGSDIIAVKCEVVLFDHLLWMLENADPTNLTPDSFEELADLYVV; the protein is encoded by the coding sequence atgaagaagttgAATTTGATGTTACGGAAGTGCAAGACATTGTCTAGACAGCTCGGACGCAGCTCGTCTTACAGTAGTTTGAGGTCCAAGTCGACGAGAGATGATTTATGGGGTGTTGATCAGGGCAATGAGCATCGCGAAACGATAATCGTTGGGAGCTCTAGGCGACGGTACGCTGTGAAATCCGAGTTCTTGAGCCATCCTTTGTTGAGCGCTCTGATTGAGAAGTCCAAGAAGCAAAACCCAGGAAGCGTGGGATGTGGTAGTGATATAATAGCAGTGAAATGTGAGGTGGTGCTGTTCGATCATCTCTTGTGGATGCTAGAAAATGCGGATCCTACCAATCTCACTCCTGATTCTTTCGAAGAACTGGCTGATCTCTATGTTGTTTAG
- the LOC108219401 gene encoding peptidyl-prolyl cis-trans isomerase CYP59, with translation MSVLIVTSLGDIVVDLHTDRCPLTCKNFLKLCKIKYYNGCLFHNVQKDFTAQTGDPTGTGSGGDSIYKYLYGDQARFFGDEIHLDLKHSKTGTVAMASAGQNLNASQFYMTLRDDLDYLDEKHTIFGEVAEGLETLSRINEAYVDEKGRPYKNIRIKHTYILEDPFDDPPQLAELVPDASPEGKPKDEVDDEVRLEDDWVPMDEQLAPGELEEVIRTKEAHSRAVVLESIGDIPDAEIKPPENVLFVCKLNPVTEDEDLHTIFSRFGTVTSADIIRDFKTGDSLCYAFIEFEDTESCNQAYYKMDNALIDDRRIHVDFSQSVAKLWSQYRRKDQQNGNKKGCFKCGAPDHIAKDCTGSPTAKHQPAKYILKDDNTQRGSNNKSSYEMVFDGESGGSPRRSKAHGKYEVEDHNGKPNMNHQRPDERKSRDYRNRDSHDRHRHIDREQREDERDGGRNHSRSGRDQGHSRREGKEFRNESGSIRRDGKVHDEYKKRSLESDSLRDEKHERDYSKRSTVEGSRRDERELKSRSNEKSNPGDRRDVRHYEKGSAENNSRGDTKDERERKRSVEKESHGGRRDDREYRKRNAETGHHGSRRDERDYKRRSTDDDVRADQTEDGSERKGKVHDYKRDRRDEPYDRKTHNNSDGHKSSREDQDYEKRKTK, from the exons ATGTCGGTTCTGATCGTGACAAGCCTGGGCGACATCGTCGTTGATTTGCACACAGACCGCTGTCCATTAACGTGCAAGAATTTCTTAAAGCTCTGCAA GATTAAGTATTACAATGGATGCCTGTTTCACAATGTTCAGAAGGATTTCACTGCACAGACGGGTGATCCTACTGGGACAGGATCTGGCGGGGACTCTATTTACAA ATACTTATACGGAGATCAAGCTCGCTTTTTCGGTGACGAGATTCATTTGGATTTAAAGCATTCTAAGACTGGCACAGTTGCTATGGCCAGTGCTGGACAGAATCTCAATGCTTCTCAG TTCTACATGACACTGCGTGATGATCTTGACTACCTGGACGAGAAGCACACT attttcgGGGAGGTTGCAGAAGGGCTTGAAACACTGAGTAGGATAAATGAAGCTTATGTAGATGAGAAGGGCAGGCCATACAAAAATATCAG AATTAAACACACTTATATACTTGAAGATCCTTTTGATGATCCACCACAACTTGCTGAGCTTGTGCCGGATGCCTCTCCTGAAGGCAAACCCAAAGATGAG GTTGATGATGAAGTACGACTTGAAGATGACTGGGTACCCATGGACGAGCAGTTGGCTCCAGGAGAGCTTGAAGAAGTTATCCGAACAAAGGAAGCACATTCCAGAGCAGTAGTGCTTGAAAGT ATTGGGGACATTCCAGATGCTGAAATAAAGCCTCCTGAGAATGTGTTGTTTGTTTGTAAGCTAAATCCAGTAACTGAA GATGAGGATTTGCACACAATCTTCTCAAGATTTGGAACTGTTACTTC GGCTGACATAATCCGGGATTTTAAAACTGGGGACAGTTTATGCTATGCTTTCATTG AATTTGAAGATACAGAATCCTGCAATCAAGCATATTATAAG ATGGATAATGCTCTGATTGATGATAGAAGGATACATGTTGATTTTAGTCAAAGTGTTGCAAAGCTTTGGTCTCAATACCGGCGTAAAGATCAGCAGAATGGAAACA AAAAAGGTTGCTTTAAATGTGGTGCCCCTGATCACATTGCCAAGGATTGTACTGGTAGCCCAACTGCAAAGCACCAACCTGCAAAGTACATCTTGAAAGATGACAATACCCAGCGTGGTAGCAACAACAAGTCTAG TTATGAAATGGTTTTTGATGGAGAATCTGGTGGAAGTCCACGACGAAGTAAGGCTCATGGTAAATATGAAGTCGAGGATCATAATGGGAAACCAAACATGAACCACCAACGTCCGGATGAACGCAAGTCCAGGGATTACAGGAATAGAGACTCTCATGATAGGCATAGGCATATTGACAGAGAACAGAGAGAGGATGAGAGAGATGGGGGTAGAAACCATTCACGAAGTGGTAGGGATCAAGGTCACAGCAGAAGGGAAGGGAAGGAGTTTAGAAACGAAAGTGGCAGTATTCGCAGAGATGGAAAAGTGCATGACGAGTACAAGAAAAGGAGTTTAGAAAGTGATAGTCTTCGAGATGAGAAGCATGAGAGAGATTATTCAAAGAGGAGTACAGTTGAAGGTAGCCGTAGGGATGAAAGAGAGTTAAAAAGTAGGAGTAATGAGAAGAGTAATCCCGGAGATAGGAGGGATGTCAGACATTATGAAAAGGGAAGTGCAGAGAATAACTCGCGTGGAGATACAAAAGATGAAAGAGAGCGTAAACGGAGTGTCGAGAAAGAATCTCATGGAGGCAGGAGGGATGATAGGGAGTACAGAAAGAGGAATGCAGAGACTGGGCACCATGGAAGCAGGCGTGATGAAAGAGATTATAAGCGAAGGAGCACAGATGATGATGTTCGAGCTGatcagactgaagatgggagtGAAAGAAAGGGAAAAGTACATGATTATAAGCGAGACAGAAGAGATGAGCCATATGATAGAAAGACGCATAATAATTCTGATGGTCACAAAAGCAGCAGGGAGGATCAGGATTATGAAAAGAGAAAGACCAAGTAA